A window from Tissierellales bacterium encodes these proteins:
- a CDS encoding NADPH dehydrogenase has product MNIFEPVKIGNIELRNKTVMPPMCMYNAENGLVNSFHGLHYSARAFSEVGLVIVESTAVIPNGRITSGDLGIWSDEHIYGLGELVLRIKKYGAAAGIQLNHAGRKCQITSNDIYSPSPIQFSEKFNTPLEMSIEDIAVVKSAFVNAAKRAVKAGFDVIEIHSAHGYLLHQFLSAETNKRNDQYGGKLENRMRLLKEIIQEVKYEIKDRAVLAVRLSAIDYADTPLTIDDTKIIIREIEPYVDLFDISSGGLIPNPRIDVFPGYQTHIASEVKKITEKPVIAVGWLNGLEDEELEKLLDEDCDLLAFGKALIKNPNYVLDLSVRTGNDNLRIQGYRDAYGI; this is encoded by the coding sequence AATATATTTGAACCAGTTAAAATAGGAAATATAGAACTTAGAAATAAAACTGTAATGCCACCTATGTGTATGTATAATGCTGAAAATGGTTTGGTTAATTCTTTTCACGGACTACACTATAGTGCTAGAGCATTTTCAGAAGTTGGGCTTGTAATTGTAGAATCAACAGCAGTAATTCCAAATGGAAGAATTACAAGTGGGGATTTGGGGATTTGGTCAGATGAGCACATATATGGTCTTGGTGAACTTGTTCTTAGAATTAAAAAATACGGTGCGGCTGCGGGAATTCAGTTGAATCATGCAGGTAGGAAATGCCAAATAACGTCTAATGATATTTATTCGCCATCACCAATACAATTTTCGGAAAAGTTTAATACACCTCTAGAAATGAGTATTGAGGATATAGCAGTAGTAAAATCAGCATTCGTAAATGCTGCAAAAAGAGCTGTGAAAGCGGGATTTGATGTGATAGAAATACACAGTGCTCATGGATATCTTTTACACCAATTTTTGTCGGCAGAAACGAACAAGAGAAATGATCAATATGGTGGCAAATTGGAAAACAGAATGAGGTTATTAAAGGAAATAATTCAAGAGGTGAAATATGAAATAAAGGATAGAGCTGTTTTAGCAGTTAGACTTTCTGCGATAGATTATGCAGATACGCCTTTGACGATAGATGATACAAAAATAATAATAAGAGAAATAGAACCATATGTTGATTTATTTGATATAAGTTCGGGAGGTTTGATACCAAATCCTAGAATAGATGTATTTCCAGGCTACCAAACTCACATTGCGAGTGAGGTAAAAAAAATAACAGAAAAACCTGTTATTGCTGTTGGATGGTTAAATGGGCTAGAAGATGAGGAGCTTGAAAAATTATTGGATGAGGATTGTGATTTGTTAGCATTTGGAAAGGCTCTGATTAAAAATCCTAATTACGTTTTGGATTTGAGTGTAAGAACGGGAAATGATAATTTAAGAATTCAAGGGT